In Blastopirellula sp. J2-11, a single genomic region encodes these proteins:
- a CDS encoding putative zinc-binding metallopeptidase yields MRLFLCDDCGELVYFENNSCLVCKQRLAFDPTTLSIRTIVPVGEDVETWKSVDSSRTDLYRRCQNDVQHNVCNWLIPADSDQTICFACQFTAVIPNLYEAANLAHWSKIETAKRRLLYTLMSLGLPTIPKTTDKEIGLSFRFLADDPKSNKKVLTGHAAGLITLNIAEADDAERESRRVAMGEPYRTLLGHFRHESGHYYWDRLIHDTPHLEAFRQLFGDETQDYGEALKKHYSAGPPDNWQESYISSYAASHAWEDWAETWAHYLHVVDALEMASACEISIPSLHNRDERLRVNFRPDRAKEVSIDDMIKWWLSLAHVLNSANRCLGQADSYPFVLSPDVIEKLKLIHQLATQSQSAESPETSPAI; encoded by the coding sequence ATGCGACTATTTTTGTGCGATGACTGCGGTGAACTCGTCTATTTCGAGAACAACTCGTGTCTTGTCTGCAAGCAGCGGCTCGCGTTTGATCCGACGACCCTGTCGATAAGGACGATCGTTCCTGTCGGCGAAGACGTTGAAACCTGGAAATCGGTCGATTCGTCGCGCACCGATCTCTATCGCCGTTGCCAAAACGACGTGCAACACAACGTTTGCAACTGGCTGATTCCGGCCGATAGCGATCAGACGATTTGTTTCGCCTGTCAGTTTACCGCGGTGATCCCCAATTTATACGAAGCGGCCAATCTAGCTCATTGGAGCAAGATCGAAACCGCGAAGCGACGCCTGCTTTATACCCTGATGTCGCTCGGACTGCCGACCATTCCCAAAACAACCGACAAAGAGATCGGGCTCTCGTTCCGGTTTCTCGCCGATGATCCCAAGAGCAACAAAAAAGTGCTGACCGGTCACGCCGCAGGCTTAATCACCCTGAACATCGCCGAAGCCGATGACGCCGAGCGCGAGAGTCGCCGCGTTGCGATGGGCGAACCTTATCGGACATTGCTGGGGCACTTTCGGCATGAATCTGGGCACTACTACTGGGATCGTTTGATTCACGACACGCCGCATCTCGAAGCGTTTCGCCAATTGTTTGGAGACGAAACGCAAGACTACGGCGAAGCGCTCAAGAAACACTATTCCGCCGGGCCGCCGGACAACTGGCAAGAATCCTATATTTCGTCGTATGCGGCCAGCCATGCGTGGGAAGATTGGGCCGAAACCTGGGCTCATTACTTGCACGTTGTTGACGCGTTGGAGATGGCTTCCGCCTGTGAAATTTCAATTCCTTCCCTACACAATCGAGACGAGCGACTTCGGGTTAATTTTCGTCCGGATAGGGCGAAAGAGGTCTCGATCGATGATATGATAAAATGGTGGTTGTCGCTGGCGCACGTCTTAAACAGCGCTAACCGCTGTTTGGGTCAGGCCGACAGCTATCCGTTTGTGCTTTCTCCAGACGTGATTGAAAAGCTAAAGCTGATCCATCAATTAGCGACGCAATCACAATCTGCAGAGTCACCTGAAACCTCTCCTGCAATTTAG
- a CDS encoding DUF1559 domain-containing protein — MMTLSLRKRPAFTLVELLVVIAIIGVLIALLLPAVQQAREAARRMQCTNNLKQVGLAMHNYHDTFGVLPSGTINPGCKVCDDTHMPASVGENVRNVTAHLLILPYLEQNSLADKLDFKQPMGLAADSAMVTTPTAAEAANNMAALQGTRLDVYACPSDPFDQPGTRSNSGEYYNLDYYRTSYGLVTAEWRDYHYHLYWDGEDNTRNLRPAFGINGAAKFRDFTDGMSSTVLLAESQMEKTSTLYGPFWGTYTHTFWLQMSFGINIPDDPAVSRLSYAWRVGSHHPGGCNSLFGDGSVHFLSETANLTTLQNLTKIADGEVLGEY; from the coding sequence ATGATGACTTTATCTTTACGAAAGAGACCGGCGTTCACGCTTGTGGAACTGCTGGTCGTGATTGCTATTATCGGCGTACTTATTGCGCTGTTGCTTCCGGCTGTCCAGCAGGCTCGCGAAGCCGCGCGGCGGATGCAATGCACCAACAACCTCAAACAGGTTGGTCTGGCGATGCATAATTATCACGACACTTTTGGCGTGTTGCCGTCGGGAACGATCAACCCCGGCTGCAAGGTTTGCGACGATACCCACATGCCGGCTTCGGTGGGTGAGAATGTGCGTAACGTCACCGCTCATTTGCTAATCCTTCCCTACCTGGAGCAGAACTCGCTGGCTGACAAGCTCGATTTTAAGCAACCGATGGGTCTCGCTGCCGATTCGGCCATGGTCACCACGCCTACGGCGGCGGAGGCAGCCAACAATATGGCGGCGCTGCAAGGGACGCGGCTAGACGTCTACGCTTGTCCTTCGGATCCGTTTGACCAGCCAGGCACGCGATCTAACAGCGGTGAGTACTACAACCTGGATTATTACCGCACGAGCTATGGTCTGGTTACCGCGGAATGGAGAGATTACCACTACCATCTCTATTGGGACGGGGAAGACAACACCAGGAATTTGCGTCCTGCATTTGGGATCAATGGGGCCGCCAAGTTTCGTGACTTTACCGACGGCATGAGCAGCACGGTCTTGCTTGCCGAGTCGCAGATGGAGAAGACGTCGACATTGTATGGGCCTTTCTGGGGAACCTATACGCATACATTTTGGTTGCAGATGAGTTTCGGAATTAACATCCCAGATGATCCTGCCGTCAGCAGACTTTCGTATGCGTGGCGCGTCGGCAGCCATCACCCGGGTGGATGTAACTCGCTATTCGGCGACGGCTCGGTCCACTTCCTTAGCGAAACGGCGAATCTCACCACGTTGCAGAACCTCACAAAAATCGCCGATGGCGAAGTTTTGGGAGAATACTAA
- a CDS encoding M48 family metalloprotease, with protein MAYSRGSWKVRLAIAAIVALFSIVSYYMANDKNPVTGQSQRVAMTTDQEIALGLQAAPEMIDQHGGELPEKAAQDRVDRVGGELLQALNRDLAQQGRQNPFPFEFHLLADPQTVNAFALPGGQVFVTAALYREFETDGQLAGVLGHEMGHVLSRHGAQQMAKQNLTQGLAGAAGVAGGDVSSARMAQMVGQFVAMKYGRGDELESDQWGVRLMGLAGYDPHAMIGVMEILERAGGEGPPEFLSTHPKPANRVAYIKQVIQEEYPDGTPKGLKP; from the coding sequence ATGGCCTATTCCCGCGGTTCGTGGAAGGTCCGACTCGCAATCGCGGCGATTGTCGCCCTCTTCTCCATCGTTTCGTATTACATGGCGAACGACAAAAACCCGGTCACCGGCCAGTCGCAACGCGTCGCGATGACGACCGACCAAGAGATCGCGCTCGGGCTGCAAGCGGCGCCGGAGATGATCGATCAGCATGGCGGAGAACTGCCAGAGAAAGCCGCACAAGATCGCGTTGACCGCGTCGGCGGCGAACTGCTGCAAGCGCTCAATCGAGACCTGGCCCAACAAGGCCGCCAAAATCCATTTCCGTTCGAGTTCCATTTGCTGGCCGATCCGCAAACGGTCAACGCTTTCGCGCTGCCCGGCGGACAGGTATTTGTGACCGCCGCTCTCTATCGAGAATTTGAAACCGACGGTCAACTCGCAGGCGTTCTCGGCCACGAGATGGGACACGTCCTGTCACGTCACGGCGCTCAGCAAATGGCCAAGCAAAATCTGACGCAAGGCCTGGCCGGAGCCGCAGGCGTCGCCGGTGGAGACGTCAGCAGCGCCCGGATGGCGCAGATGGTTGGTCAATTTGTCGCGATGAAATATGGTCGCGGCGACGAACTAGAATCGGACCAATGGGGCGTCCGTTTGATGGGTCTGGCTGGCTACGATCCTCATGCAATGATCGGCGTGATGGAAATCTTAGAACGCGCCGGCGGCGAAGGCCCGCCGGAGTTCCTCAGCACGCATCCCAAACCGGCGAATCGCGTCGCCTATATCAAGCAAGTGATTCAGGAAGAGTATCCGGACGGGACGCCGAAGGGGTTGAAGCCGTAA
- a CDS encoding carboxypeptidase-like regulatory domain-containing protein, translating into MENILPTLHPILRIAMRLSFCAALLGVIGCFGGRGADVELAEVTGIVTINGKPVQNFQVLFLPEADAAPSRGKTNAEGKFIAYYPPAVPGVVPGKHRVSFDVSDADQSPSVIPRKYRFGGPGIEVEVVKDGPNEFTFELSKK; encoded by the coding sequence ATGGAGAACATACTCCCCACGCTGCATCCCATCTTGCGCATCGCAATGCGACTTTCCTTTTGCGCCGCTTTGCTTGGCGTCATCGGTTGCTTCGGCGGTCGCGGCGCCGATGTCGAATTGGCGGAGGTTACCGGAATTGTCACGATCAATGGAAAGCCGGTCCAGAATTTTCAAGTGCTGTTTCTTCCAGAAGCGGACGCCGCTCCATCGCGCGGCAAGACCAATGCCGAAGGGAAATTCATCGCGTACTATCCGCCTGCGGTCCCTGGGGTTGTTCCCGGCAAGCATCGTGTTTCGTTCGATGTTTCGGACGCCGATCAATCCCCCAGCGTCATCCCGCGAAAGTATCGATTTGGCGGGCCGGGAATCGAAGTCGAAGTCGTGAAGGATGGTCCCAACGAATTCACCTTTGAGCTCTCGAAAAAGTAG
- a CDS encoding YifB family Mg chelatase-like AAA ATPase: MLSKLRTFSLLGIDAVPVDIEVDISPSSMPKTVMVGLAEAAVRESIHRIERAIVNSGYVRPQDRVVVNMAPADLPKNAAAFDLPTSLGILAASGQIRSERFGQYAVVGELALDGAMRPIKGALSMAMQAAAMGLRGIVVPAENGAEAAVVEEIEAIPVCSLTEAVGFLSGAIDIDPVPPRIEEYFRQYSSYDVDFADVRGQEMAKRALVIAAAAAHNLLMVGPPGSGKTMLAKRVPSILPDLTPGESVETTRIYSVTGRLPANQPLLTRRPFRSPHHTISEAGLVGGGNPPSPGEISHSHNGILFLDELPEFQRRTLEVMRQPLEDGCVTIARATRSTTFPAEFMLVAAMNPCPCGYRNDPRRDCRCNVPQVERYIGKISGPLLDRIDIQIEVPAVPFSELASKTPGISSEEMRAQVMEARKIQTRRFVGSRTRYNGQMSSREIRKFCHLNDACAALLKQSVHSLGLSARAHDKVLRTARTIADLEGATAIDIAHISEAINYRMLDRGVG, encoded by the coding sequence ATGCTCTCCAAACTTCGTACTTTTTCGTTGCTCGGCATCGACGCAGTGCCGGTGGATATTGAAGTCGATATTTCTCCCTCGTCGATGCCCAAAACGGTGATGGTCGGTCTGGCCGAAGCGGCGGTTCGTGAGAGCATTCATCGGATCGAACGCGCGATCGTCAACTCGGGCTACGTGCGACCGCAGGATCGTGTTGTGGTGAACATGGCCCCGGCTGATTTGCCGAAGAACGCCGCCGCGTTTGATTTGCCGACGTCATTGGGAATTCTGGCGGCCAGCGGACAGATACGGTCCGAACGCTTTGGGCAGTACGCGGTCGTCGGCGAACTGGCCCTCGATGGCGCGATGCGGCCCATCAAAGGCGCCCTGTCGATGGCGATGCAGGCCGCCGCGATGGGATTGCGCGGGATTGTAGTCCCGGCCGAAAATGGCGCCGAAGCGGCCGTCGTCGAAGAGATCGAAGCGATTCCAGTCTGTTCTCTGACCGAAGCGGTCGGCTTTCTCTCTGGCGCGATCGACATCGATCCGGTTCCGCCGCGCATTGAAGAATACTTCCGCCAATACAGCAGCTACGATGTCGACTTCGCCGACGTCCGCGGCCAAGAGATGGCCAAACGCGCGCTAGTGATCGCCGCGGCGGCCGCCCACAATCTGTTAATGGTGGGCCCGCCGGGTTCCGGCAAGACGATGTTGGCCAAGCGAGTGCCGTCAATCTTACCCGATTTGACTCCCGGCGAATCGGTCGAGACGACCCGGATCTATAGCGTCACGGGGCGACTTCCGGCCAATCAACCGCTACTGACCAGGCGCCCCTTTCGTTCGCCCCATCATACGATCAGTGAAGCGGGCCTGGTTGGTGGAGGCAATCCGCCTTCGCCTGGCGAGATCTCGCATAGTCACAACGGAATTTTGTTCCTCGACGAATTGCCAGAGTTCCAGCGCCGCACGCTTGAAGTGATGCGGCAACCGCTCGAAGATGGCTGCGTCACGATTGCCCGCGCGACCCGCAGCACGACTTTTCCTGCCGAATTTATGCTGGTCGCGGCGATGAACCCTTGCCCTTGCGGTTATCGGAACGATCCCCGCCGCGACTGCCGCTGCAACGTACCGCAAGTCGAACGCTACATCGGCAAGATCAGCGGGCCTTTGCTCGACCGCATCGACATCCAAATCGAAGTCCCCGCCGTCCCGTTCAGCGAACTCGCATCCAAGACTCCCGGCATTTCCAGCGAAGAGATGCGTGCCCAAGTGATGGAGGCCCGCAAGATTCAAACTCGCCGCTTCGTCGGCAGCCGCACGCGGTATAACGGACAAATGAGTTCGCGAGAGATCCGCAAGTTCTGCCACTTGAATGACGCGTGCGCGGCGCTGCTAAAACAAAGCGTCCATAGCTTGGGGCTATCGGCGCGAGCGCATGATAAGGTGTTACGAACCGCGCGGACGATCGCGGATTTAGAGGGAGCGACGGCGATTGATATTGCGCATATTAGTGAGGCGATTAACTATCGGATGTTGGATCGCGGAGTGGGGTGA
- a CDS encoding sterol desaturase family protein produces MEYALPAILAGILAGLFVVERLLPLRRQTRSFWRRLLVNLVVSGLALLVAALVVQPAASWMMGSDGSPLGLLQWGEVPVWLDIVAGFLLLDLSFYYWHRLNHRIGFLWRFHNVHHIDPDMDVSTAFRFHFGEVAFSALFRVVQVTLIGMSIEAYLIYEFVFTANTMFHHSNVRLPIHVERWLNLCLVTPRMHGIHHSQIEQETNSNYSVVLPWWDRLHRSLRLNVSQDEIKIGVPGYSQPEDNTLWSLFLMPFRRQRNYWDSPDGQGAKQEASAEPQRPNRLAE; encoded by the coding sequence ATGGAATACGCACTCCCCGCGATCTTGGCCGGTATCTTGGCGGGACTTTTTGTTGTCGAGCGTCTGTTGCCGTTGCGACGACAGACTCGCTCGTTTTGGCGGCGATTGTTGGTCAATCTGGTCGTCTCCGGCTTGGCGTTGTTGGTCGCGGCGCTGGTCGTGCAGCCTGCCGCTTCATGGATGATGGGTTCCGACGGTTCCCCGCTGGGCCTGTTGCAATGGGGCGAAGTTCCAGTTTGGCTGGACATTGTCGCTGGATTTTTGCTGCTGGACCTTTCGTTTTACTACTGGCACCGGCTTAATCATCGGATCGGATTCTTGTGGCGGTTTCATAATGTCCATCACATCGATCCCGATATGGACGTCTCGACCGCGTTTCGATTTCACTTTGGCGAAGTCGCTTTCTCGGCGCTGTTTCGCGTCGTCCAGGTGACGCTGATCGGCATGTCGATCGAAGCTTACCTGATTTACGAATTTGTATTTACGGCCAACACGATGTTTCACCACAGCAATGTGCGGCTACCGATTCATGTGGAACGTTGGTTGAACCTGTGCCTGGTGACGCCGCGAATGCATGGGATTCATCATTCGCAGATCGAGCAAGAAACGAACTCCAACTATTCGGTCGTGCTTCCGTGGTGGGATCGGCTGCACCGCAGTCTGCGGCTGAACGTCTCGCAAGACGAGATCAAGATCGGCGTGCCTGGTTATTCGCAGCCAGAAGATAACACCTTGTGGAGCCTGTTTCTGATGCCGTTTCGCCGTCAGCGAAATTATTGGGACTCGCCGGATGGGCAGGGCGCCAAGCAAGAAGCGTCTGCCGAACCGCAGCGGCCAAATCGATTGGCGGAATGA
- a CDS encoding YhcG family protein: protein MELIDAARTKAVVAVVAVNTTLIELYWSIGEFIQRKIADDGWGKGTVEVLAEHIRRKQPNVRGYSASNLWRMMQFCETYRDQPKLATLLRELPWSHNLLIMSRCKRDDEREFYLRLATRERWSHRELQRQLNGALFERVALSPPKLAPAVREIHPDAASIFKDSYLVEFLGLPSAHSEADLEHALVEKLKQFLIELGRDFCFIGSQYTVQVGGRDFAIDLLFFNRALNCLVAFELKIEEFQPEHLGKLEFYLEALDRDVKKPHEQPSIGVLLCATKDHEVVEYALSRAASPALVSEYQTCLPDKKLLQAKLHEFYELAQGAGSAPSE, encoded by the coding sequence GTGGAACTGATCGACGCCGCACGGACGAAAGCCGTTGTAGCCGTTGTAGCCGTTAATACGACGCTGATCGAGCTTTATTGGAGCATCGGCGAATTCATCCAGCGGAAGATCGCCGACGATGGTTGGGGAAAAGGGACGGTGGAGGTCCTGGCCGAGCACATTCGCCGAAAGCAGCCCAACGTTCGCGGCTACTCGGCCAGCAATCTCTGGCGAATGATGCAGTTTTGCGAGACGTATCGGGACCAGCCAAAACTCGCAACGCTGTTGCGAGAATTGCCTTGGAGCCACAATCTGCTCATCATGAGCCGCTGCAAACGGGACGACGAACGGGAATTTTACTTGCGGCTGGCCACTCGGGAACGCTGGTCACATCGCGAACTCCAACGCCAACTCAACGGAGCGCTCTTCGAACGGGTCGCCCTTTCGCCCCCAAAACTCGCACCGGCGGTGCGAGAAATTCATCCCGACGCGGCTTCTATCTTCAAGGACAGCTACCTCGTCGAGTTTCTCGGCCTGCCGTCCGCCCATTCCGAAGCGGATCTCGAACATGCCTTGGTCGAGAAGCTCAAGCAGTTCCTGATCGAATTAGGGCGGGATTTCTGCTTCATCGGCAGCCAGTACACGGTTCAAGTCGGCGGGCGCGACTTCGCCATCGACCTGCTGTTCTTCAACCGGGCGCTCAACTGCTTGGTCGCCTTTGAACTGAAGATTGAGGAATTCCAGCCGGAGCACTTGGGCAAACTGGAATTCTACCTGGAGGCGCTTGACCGGGACGTGAAGAAGCCGCACGAACAGCCTTCTATCGGCGTATTACTCTGTGCCACGAAGGATCACGAGGTCGTGGAGTACGCACTCTCGCGGGCCGCATCACCCGCCTTGGTATCGGAATACCAGACTTGCTTGCCAGACAAGAAGCTGCTGCAAGCCAAGCTCCACGAGTTCTATGAACTGGCCCAAGGAGCAGGCAGCGCCCCAAGCGAGTGA
- a CDS encoding hybrid sensor histidine kinase/response regulator, which yields MPKASTIRRVLIVDDNPQDREMVRLALRSDRTQRYELVEMDNGEKGLRTFREAETPFELIILDWRLPDMNGVEFVEQLQGEHRIPPVPVVLLTSSEISPHALDPLQHGIQEFFLKSMVTPELLPHVANNAMERHRLLERTIASEIEAEESRNRADAANRAKSHFLATMSHELRNPLTAILGMTELLQENPTNDDRQQMLAMIAENGRHLHELLNDILDLAKIEAGGITIDLAESNVAEIAASLCNLLRYRAADEGLSLRLEVKSPPPRMMTDPIRIRQILLNLIGNAIKFNNQGEILVTVDYQTNDSEKQAIFEVIDTGIGIPPDRLTTIFEPFVQVAEDIRRQQQGVGLGLPISREIATLLGGELSVESEFGVGSRFRLTLPVVEASEASSPPPKPTYLPVEEADWQSLRILVAEDTPANQFLLRRMLERTEAKLFFVSNGEDAIQEILLAQESGDDYQLILMDMQMPVMDGYTAVRKLREMGHSTPIVAITASAMAGDRQRCEAAGCNEYVSKPFDRSELLSKVGAMLFPSHLPRTK from the coding sequence ATGCCCAAGGCTTCGACGATTCGCCGAGTACTGATTGTGGACGACAATCCCCAGGACCGAGAAATGGTGCGTCTTGCACTCCGTTCGGATCGTACGCAACGTTACGAATTGGTGGAAATGGACAATGGGGAAAAAGGGTTGCGGACATTTCGAGAGGCCGAAACGCCGTTCGAACTAATCATCCTCGATTGGCGCCTTCCCGACATGAATGGGGTCGAGTTCGTCGAGCAGTTACAAGGCGAGCATCGCATTCCGCCGGTCCCGGTCGTCTTGCTTACTAGCAGCGAAATATCACCGCACGCTTTGGATCCCCTGCAACATGGAATACAAGAGTTCTTCTTAAAGTCGATGGTTACGCCCGAACTGCTTCCGCATGTCGCTAATAATGCAATGGAGCGGCACCGGCTGCTGGAAAGGACGATCGCCAGCGAAATCGAAGCGGAAGAATCTCGCAATCGCGCAGATGCCGCAAATCGCGCCAAATCGCACTTTCTCGCAACGATGAGTCACGAACTGCGGAATCCGCTGACTGCAATTCTGGGAATGACCGAATTGCTGCAAGAGAATCCGACGAATGATGATCGTCAGCAAATGCTTGCGATGATTGCCGAAAATGGGCGTCACCTGCATGAGTTGCTGAATGACATCCTCGATCTCGCCAAAATTGAAGCCGGTGGGATCACGATCGACTTAGCAGAATCGAATGTAGCGGAGATCGCAGCCAGTCTTTGTAATCTGCTGCGTTATCGAGCGGCCGATGAGGGACTGTCGCTTCGGCTAGAAGTGAAATCGCCCCCTCCGCGCATGATGACCGATCCGATCCGGATCCGGCAGATTCTCCTCAATCTGATCGGCAACGCGATCAAATTCAACAATCAAGGAGAGATTCTCGTCACCGTTGATTACCAAACGAATGACAGTGAAAAGCAGGCCATCTTCGAGGTTATCGATACAGGAATTGGAATTCCTCCCGATCGCTTGACAACCATTTTTGAACCCTTTGTCCAAGTCGCCGAAGATATTCGCCGGCAACAACAAGGCGTAGGGCTGGGACTCCCCATCAGTCGCGAGATCGCCACCCTCTTGGGAGGCGAACTTTCGGTCGAATCCGAATTCGGCGTCGGCAGCCGCTTTCGACTTACATTGCCGGTCGTCGAAGCGAGCGAAGCCTCCTCGCCCCCGCCTAAACCCACCTATCTTCCAGTCGAGGAAGCGGACTGGCAATCGCTGCGCATCCTCGTTGCCGAGGATACGCCAGCCAACCAATTCCTCCTCCGCCGCATGCTGGAACGGACCGAAGCGAAGCTTTTCTTCGTCTCGAATGGAGAAGATGCGATTCAGGAAATCCTGTTGGCGCAGGAATCGGGCGACGACTATCAATTGATCCTGATGGACATGCAAATGCCGGTCATGGATGGTTATACCGCTGTCCGAAAACTGCGGGAAATGGGACATTCGACCCCGATTGTCGCGATCACCGCATCAGCGATGGCCGGAGATCGCCAGCGCTGTGAAGCGGCCGGATGCAACGAGTATGTATCCAAACCATTCGATCGTAGCGAACTACTCTCGAAAGTTGGCGCGATGCTATTTCCGTCTCACTTGCCGAGAACGAAATGA
- a CDS encoding alpha/beta hydrolase — MKLHKRRSIAEIHAVGLVMILLLSLVVSAGAAKQGDALPVRTLPRENQLQFHDADGQIQPVKTTADWEFRKQETLQGMAALLGTFPGDDRRCPLEVAVESETDMGSYVRRQITFQSDAGCRTPAFLLIPKAALQDSPGQFPAVLALHPTHSQGPKEMVGLGESRERMYAKELAERGYVVIAPYYPTLGGYQPKLKEQSWESGTLKSIWDNSRCLDLLDSLPYVQSGKYAAIGHSLGGHNSVFIATFDPRIATVISCCGLDSFVDYKAGDPGNWAAGRGWCQDRYMPKLAAYQGRLQEIPFDFYELVAMLAPRPVMIIAPLRDSNFQPDSVDRIAAAARPVFELYGAAENLQVAHPDTEHTFPMEMHEPAYQLIDRVLKPSS, encoded by the coding sequence ATGAAATTGCACAAGCGTCGTTCGATCGCTGAAATCCACGCCGTTGGTCTGGTGATGATTCTGCTGCTGAGCTTGGTTGTCTCCGCCGGCGCGGCGAAGCAAGGAGACGCATTGCCGGTGCGGACGTTGCCGCGCGAGAATCAATTGCAGTTTCATGACGCCGACGGCCAGATTCAGCCGGTCAAGACAACGGCCGATTGGGAGTTTCGCAAGCAGGAAACGCTCCAAGGCATGGCGGCGCTGCTCGGTACGTTTCCCGGCGACGATCGACGTTGTCCGTTGGAAGTCGCGGTCGAATCGGAGACGGACATGGGGAGCTATGTTCGCCGGCAGATCACGTTTCAATCGGATGCCGGCTGTCGCACGCCTGCTTTTCTGTTGATCCCCAAAGCCGCGCTGCAAGATTCGCCAGGCCAATTTCCGGCGGTGCTCGCGTTGCACCCGACCCATAGCCAAGGCCCCAAAGAGATGGTCGGCTTGGGGGAGAGTCGCGAGCGGATGTACGCCAAAGAATTGGCGGAGCGGGGATATGTGGTGATCGCTCCCTACTATCCCACGTTAGGCGGATATCAACCAAAGCTGAAAGAGCAGAGCTGGGAAAGCGGAACGTTAAAATCGATCTGGGATAACAGTCGCTGTCTCGATCTGCTTGACTCGTTGCCCTACGTGCAAAGCGGCAAGTATGCGGCGATTGGGCATTCGCTTGGCGGTCACAACAGCGTCTTCATCGCGACGTTTGACCCGCGGATCGCGACGGTCATCAGTTGTTGCGGGCTCGATTCGTTTGTCGACTACAAAGCGGGCGACCCCGGCAATTGGGCTGCGGGACGCGGTTGGTGCCAAGACCGCTATATGCCGAAGCTCGCCGCCTATCAGGGGCGGCTGCAGGAGATCCCGTTCGACTTCTACGAACTGGTCGCCATGCTCGCTCCGCGTCCGGTGATGATCATCGCGCCGCTGCGTGACAGTAATTTCCAGCCAGATAGCGTCGATCGAATCGCCGCGGCGGCTCGTCCTGTGTTTGAACTTTATGGAGCGGCCGAAAACCTTCAGGTCGCGCATCCCGACACAGAGCATACTTTTCCGATGGAGATGCACGAGCCTGCGTATCAACTGATTGATCGCGTGCTGAAACCGTCGTCCTGA